The Virgibacillus phasianinus genome includes a window with the following:
- a CDS encoding ATP-binding protein codes for MESANKHMASPEQKMINTFICEGCNQEVEQKELIIPIGPRKGEKVIANYGCICEEIELAEQTKEACSRRKQRKLMNSFHYYSLINESLKQATLENYEPTSNELLKAKQIVTTYIDTFDGKQNMLFTGIYGTGKSHLSVSITKKLMEQGYECLFLSLPKLLTKIKQTYNKEGATEEELLSVIQRVDLLVLDDIGAEQQTEWSTSKLFEILDDRAGKATIYTTNLKSPELKKRVNERNFSRIMENTEVIVMNGSDYRRRDF; via the coding sequence ATGGAAAGCGCTAATAAGCATATGGCAAGTCCTGAGCAAAAGATGATTAATACTTTTATTTGTGAAGGGTGTAATCAAGAAGTGGAACAAAAAGAGTTAATTATTCCTATCGGCCCTCGGAAAGGAGAAAAGGTCATTGCCAATTACGGATGTATTTGTGAGGAAATTGAACTTGCTGAACAAACAAAAGAGGCTTGTTCTCGACGGAAACAAAGAAAATTGATGAATAGTTTCCATTACTATTCGTTAATAAATGAATCGCTAAAACAAGCAACATTAGAAAACTATGAACCTACCAGTAATGAATTATTGAAGGCAAAACAAATTGTAACAACGTATATTGATACATTTGATGGAAAGCAAAATATGTTATTTACAGGGATTTATGGAACCGGAAAAAGTCACCTTTCTGTTTCTATTACTAAAAAGTTAATGGAACAGGGATATGAATGTTTATTTCTATCGCTCCCAAAATTGCTAACGAAAATTAAGCAAACCTATAACAAAGAAGGTGCGACAGAGGAGGAGTTACTAAGTGTTATTCAGCGTGTTGATTTATTGGTTCTTGATGATATTGGGGCAGAACAACAAACAGAATGGTCTACTTCCAAACTGTTTGAGATACTCGATGATCGTGCTGGAAAGGCAACCATTTATACGACAAATTTAAAAAGTCCAGAACTAAAGAAACGGGTGAACGAACGGAATTTTTCAAGAATAATGGAAAATACAGAAGTGATTGTGATGAATGGTTCAGATTATAGAAGGAGGGATTTTTAA